Proteins from a genomic interval of Kitasatospora kifunensis:
- a CDS encoding FadR/GntR family transcriptional regulator, translating into MLFTRILKSRPPIADKGRVSTLAHPPMNVARTAEATVPGAGELDRFSYADRPTSPIPRWDGAESDLARVGRKTTSSRGRGLHGQLVQQLGQMIVSGDLGADRPLVPEEIGQRFEVSRTVVRESLRVLEAKGLVSARPNVGTRVRPVADWNLLDPDIIEWRAFGPQRDEQRRELFEMRWAIEPLAARLAAGHGREEIQQRLAEMTEIMGHAAAQGDLITFSRADAELHVLILQMAGNRMLEHLSGIVAAALQVSGGPATACERPSDTSVSVHARLVDAIGTGDGTAAEAAMRALLTVHPDVEHAVPAPREH; encoded by the coding sequence GTGCTTTTCACGAGAATCCTCAAGTCGCGCCCGCCGATCGCCGACAAAGGACGTGTGAGTACCCTTGCGCACCCCCCCATGAACGTCGCCCGCACTGCCGAGGCCACCGTGCCCGGCGCCGGCGAGCTCGACCGTTTCTCCTACGCCGATCGGCCGACCTCTCCCATCCCCCGTTGGGACGGGGCGGAGAGTGATCTCGCCCGGGTCGGCCGCAAGACCACCAGCAGTCGAGGCCGCGGGCTGCACGGGCAGCTCGTCCAGCAGCTCGGCCAGATGATCGTCTCCGGTGACCTCGGGGCGGACCGCCCCCTGGTGCCCGAGGAGATCGGTCAGCGCTTCGAGGTGTCGCGCACCGTGGTGCGCGAGTCACTGCGCGTCCTGGAGGCCAAGGGCCTGGTCAGCGCCCGTCCCAATGTCGGCACCCGGGTGCGTCCGGTCGCCGACTGGAACCTCCTCGACCCCGACATCATCGAGTGGCGCGCCTTCGGCCCGCAGCGTGACGAGCAGCGCCGCGAGCTGTTCGAGATGCGCTGGGCGATCGAACCGCTGGCCGCCCGGCTCGCCGCCGGACACGGCCGTGAGGAGATCCAGCAGCGGCTGGCCGAGATGACCGAGATCATGGGGCATGCGGCAGCCCAGGGTGATCTGATCACCTTCTCCCGCGCCGACGCCGAACTGCACGTCCTGATCCTGCAGATGGCCGGCAACCGCATGCTGGAGCACCTCTCCGGCATCGTGGCTGCCGCGCTCCAGGTCAGCGGTGGCCCGGCCACCGCCTGTGAGCGACCCTCGGACACCTCGGTGAGCGTGCACGCCCGCTTGGTCGACGCGATCGGCACGGGAGACGGGACGGCCGCGGAGGCGGCCATGCGCGCCCTGCTCACCGTGCACCCGGATGTCGAGCACGCGGTGCCGGCGCCTCGCGAGCACTGA
- a CDS encoding DUF7455 domain-containing protein, whose protein sequence is MTTVLTPASPLTAADRCDRCGAQAYLRVVLASGGELLFCAHHGRKFEPELKKIAVEIQDESGRLATTTASATSDER, encoded by the coding sequence GTGACTACTGTTCTGACACCTGCGAGCCCGCTCACCGCGGCTGACCGCTGCGACCGGTGCGGCGCCCAGGCATACCTGCGCGTCGTACTGGCAAGTGGCGGAGAGCTGCTGTTCTGCGCCCACCACGGGCGGAAGTTCGAGCCGGAGCTCAAGAAGATCGCCGTGGAAATACAGGACGAGAGCGGTCGTCTCGCCACCACGACGGCCTCGGCCACCAGCGACGAGCGCTGA
- a CDS encoding DNA gyrase/topoisomerase IV subunit B, translating to MSAETTVPPALRAAEDGSNYTARHLLVLEGLEAVRKRPGMYIGSTDSRGLMHCLWEIIDNAVDEALGGFCDRIEVVLHEDGSVEVRDNGRGIPVDVEPKTGLSGVEVVLTKLHAGGKFGGGSYAASGGLHGVGASVVNALSARLDVEVDRSGHTHAISFRRGTPGLFTELSLDAPFDPASGLTKTRKVPRTRTGTRIRYWADRQIFLKEAKLSLENLHSRARQTAFLVPGLTIVVRDERLTESEKVEESTFRFDGGIGEFCEFLAPDKPVCDVLRLRGEGTFKETVPVLDELGHMTPTEVTRELGVDIALRWGAGYDTTLRSFVNIIATPKGGTHVTGFERSLAKTVNEALRSAKLLRVAEDDITKDDATEGLTAVVTVRLAEPQFEGQTKEVLGTSAANRIVAAVVARELKAFLTSAKKDEKVQARAVLEKVVAAARTRVAARQHKEAQRRKTALETSSLPAKLADCRSDDVERSELFIVEGDSALGTAKLARNSEFQALLPIRGKILNVQKASVSDMLKNAECAAIIQVIGAGSGRTFDIDQARYGRVIFMADADVDGSHIRILLLTLFQRYMRPMVEQGRVFAAVPPLHRIELTNPKRGQEKYHYTYSDAELRRTLLEFQGKGLRWKEPVQRYKGLGEMDADQLAETTMDPRHRTLRRINLGDLPAAEQVFDLLMGNDVAPRKEFIVDSAATLDRSRIDA from the coding sequence GTGAGCGCCGAAACGACCGTGCCGCCTGCCCTGCGTGCCGCGGAAGACGGATCCAACTACACCGCTCGGCATCTGCTCGTCCTCGAGGGGCTCGAGGCGGTCCGCAAGCGGCCCGGCATGTACATCGGTTCCACCGACAGTCGCGGCCTGATGCACTGCCTGTGGGAGATCATCGACAACGCGGTGGACGAGGCTCTCGGCGGGTTCTGCGACCGGATCGAGGTCGTGCTGCACGAGGACGGCTCGGTGGAGGTGCGGGACAACGGCCGCGGCATCCCGGTGGATGTGGAGCCGAAGACCGGGCTGTCCGGCGTCGAGGTCGTGCTGACCAAGCTGCACGCGGGCGGCAAGTTCGGCGGCGGCTCCTACGCGGCCTCCGGCGGTCTGCACGGCGTCGGCGCCTCCGTGGTCAACGCGCTCTCCGCCCGTCTGGACGTTGAGGTGGACCGCAGCGGTCACACCCACGCCATCAGCTTCCGCCGTGGTACCCCGGGGCTGTTCACCGAGCTCAGCCTGGACGCCCCGTTCGACCCGGCCAGCGGCCTCACCAAGACCCGCAAGGTGCCAAGGACCCGCACCGGCACCCGGATCCGCTACTGGGCCGACCGGCAGATCTTCCTCAAGGAGGCCAAGCTCTCCCTGGAGAACCTGCACAGCCGCGCCCGCCAGACCGCCTTCCTGGTCCCCGGCCTGACCATCGTGGTGCGTGACGAGCGGCTGACGGAGAGTGAGAAGGTCGAGGAGTCCACCTTCCGCTTCGACGGCGGGATCGGCGAGTTCTGCGAGTTCCTGGCTCCGGACAAGCCGGTCTGCGACGTGCTGCGGCTGCGCGGCGAGGGGACCTTCAAGGAGACCGTCCCGGTCCTGGACGAGCTCGGCCACATGACCCCCACCGAGGTCACCCGGGAACTCGGCGTGGACATCGCGCTGCGCTGGGGCGCCGGCTACGACACCACGCTGCGCTCCTTCGTCAACATCATCGCCACGCCCAAGGGCGGCACCCACGTGACCGGCTTCGAGCGCTCGCTGGCCAAGACGGTCAACGAGGCGCTGCGCTCGGCCAAGCTGCTGCGGGTCGCCGAGGACGACATCACCAAGGACGACGCCACCGAGGGCCTGACCGCCGTGGTCACCGTCCGGCTGGCCGAGCCGCAGTTCGAGGGCCAGACCAAGGAGGTGCTCGGCACCTCGGCCGCCAACCGGATCGTGGCCGCAGTGGTCGCCCGGGAGCTCAAGGCCTTCCTGACCTCGGCCAAGAAGGACGAGAAGGTGCAGGCCAGGGCGGTGCTGGAGAAGGTCGTGGCAGCAGCCAGGACCCGGGTGGCCGCCCGCCAGCACAAGGAGGCGCAGCGTCGCAAGACCGCGCTGGAGACCTCCTCGCTGCCCGCCAAGCTGGCCGACTGCCGCAGTGACGACGTCGAGCGCAGCGAGCTGTTCATCGTCGAGGGCGACTCCGCGCTCGGCACCGCCAAGCTGGCCCGCAACTCCGAGTTCCAGGCACTGCTGCCGATCCGCGGCAAGATCCTCAACGTCCAGAAGGCCTCGGTCTCGGACATGCTCAAGAACGCCGAGTGCGCGGCGATCATCCAGGTGATAGGAGCGGGCTCGGGCCGCACCTTCGACATCGACCAGGCCCGCTACGGCCGGGTGATCTTCATGGCCGACGCCGACGTCGACGGCTCGCACATCCGCATCCTGCTGCTGACGCTCTTTCAGCGCTACATGCGGCCGATGGTCGAGCAGGGCAGGGTCTTCGCGGCGGTTCCGCCGCTGCACCGGATCGAGCTCACCAACCCCAAGCGCGGCCAGGAGAAGTACCACTACACCTACTCCGACGCCGAACTGCGCCGGACCCTGCTGGAGTTCCAGGGCAAGGGCCTGCGCTGGAAGGAGCCGGTGCAGCGCTACAAGGGTCTTGGTGAGATGGACGCCGACCAGCTGGCCGAGACCACCATGGACCCGCGCCACCGCACCCTGCGCCGGATCAACCTCGGTGACCTGCCCGCCGCCGAGCAGGTCTTCGACCTCCTGATGGGCAACGACGTGGCTCCGCGCAAGGAGTTCATCGTGGACTCCGCGGCCACCTTGGACCGCTCGCGGATCGACGCCTGA
- a CDS encoding S1 family peptidase, translated as MSILSVSPGPDLRRALCRVPRRRVVVALLAALPAALVLVSAVPAHADRRIVGGWADSTVQRPWMVAVASRPQFGDTRSGQFCGGTLVTPTKVVTAAHCFYDERQGQIVQRPELKVIVGRSDLTTQDGVEVPVSNVWVHPQYSFQENMQDVAVLTLAVPQDPRAVLPMVGQGESAPYVAGTRAQVYGWGDTTGRARYSNTLRGVDVPVVADSVCARDYPSGSDGAFDPRGMVCAGEARGGKDACQGDSGGPLVVNGRLVGLVSWGTGCAEANHPGVYTRLSAVADAVNAQL; from the coding sequence ATGTCCATCTTGTCCGTTTCGCCCGGCCCCGATCTCCGGCGCGCGCTGTGCCGGGTGCCCCGCCGGCGGGTGGTGGTGGCCCTGCTGGCCGCGCTGCCAGCCGCGCTGGTCTTGGTGAGCGCCGTGCCGGCCCACGCCGACCGTCGGATCGTGGGCGGCTGGGCGGATAGCACGGTCCAGCGGCCGTGGATGGTCGCGGTGGCCAGTCGGCCGCAGTTCGGTGATACCCGCTCGGGGCAGTTCTGCGGTGGCACGCTGGTCACGCCGACCAAGGTGGTCACCGCCGCGCACTGCTTCTACGACGAGCGTCAGGGGCAGATCGTCCAGCGTCCCGAGCTGAAGGTGATCGTCGGACGGAGTGATCTGACCACTCAGGACGGCGTCGAGGTGCCGGTGAGCAACGTCTGGGTCCACCCGCAGTATTCGTTCCAGGAGAACATGCAGGATGTGGCGGTGCTCACGCTCGCCGTCCCGCAGGATCCCCGGGCGGTGCTGCCGATGGTCGGGCAGGGCGAGAGCGCGCCGTACGTCGCCGGCACGCGCGCGCAGGTCTACGGCTGGGGTGACACCACCGGCCGCGCCAGGTACTCGAACACCTTGAGGGGCGTCGACGTACCGGTGGTGGCTGACTCCGTGTGCGCGCGTGACTACCCCAGCGGCTCGGATGGCGCTTTCGATCCGCGCGGCATGGTCTGTGCCGGCGAGGCGCGAGGTGGCAAGGATGCCTGCCAGGGCGACAGTGGCGGTCCGTTGGTGGTCAACGGCCGACTGGTCGGTCTGGTGTCCTGGGGCACCGGCTGCGCGGAGGCGAATCACCCGGGCGTCTATACCCGGCTGTCGGCCGTCGCGGACGCGGTCAACGCTCAACTCTGA
- a CDS encoding RNA polymerase sigma factor — protein MFVSASTSRSLPPEIAESAALLALIERGKAQGQIAGDDVRQAFEADQIPVTKWKNVMRSLNQVLIEEGVDLMVSAAEPSAAKRKSVAAKSTTKRTATKAVTTRTPAAPTKPPVRIAPAATVSPAAVASVVSVTVEASLDGASDLESTSMAAKKAAPAVAKKAVAKKAAPAKKAVAKKAAGKGEKADDELLGDEELIEDAALPGAKAEGDAEPEEESEGFVLSDDDEDDAPAQQVAVAGATADPVKDYLKQIGKVPLLNAEQEVELAKRIEAGLFAEDKLSQADKLAPKLKRELEIIAEDGRRAKNHLLEANLRLVVSLAKRYTGRGMLFLDLIQEGNLGLIRAVEKFDYTKGYKFSTYATWWIRQAITRAMADQARTIRIPVHMVEVINKLARVQRQMLQDLGREPTPEELAKELDMTPEKVIEVQKYGREPISLHTPLGEDGDSEFGDLIEDSEAVVPADAVSFTLLQEQLHSVLDTLSEREAGVVSMRFGLTDGQPKTLDEIGKVYGVTRERIRQIESKTMSKLRHPSRSQVLRDYLD, from the coding sequence TTGTTCGTGTCGGCCAGCACATCCCGTTCGCTCCCCCCCGAGATCGCCGAGTCCGCGGCCCTGCTGGCACTCATCGAGCGGGGCAAGGCCCAGGGGCAGATCGCCGGTGACGACGTGCGCCAGGCCTTCGAGGCGGACCAGATCCCGGTCACCAAGTGGAAGAACGTCATGCGCAGCCTCAACCAGGTGTTGATTGAGGAAGGGGTGGACCTGATGGTCAGCGCGGCCGAGCCGTCCGCTGCCAAGCGCAAGAGCGTTGCGGCCAAGAGCACCACCAAGCGCACCGCCACCAAGGCGGTCACCACCCGCACGCCGGCCGCCCCGACCAAGCCCCCGGTGCGGATCGCGCCCGCCGCCACGGTGTCTCCCGCGGCCGTCGCCTCTGTGGTCTCGGTCACGGTCGAGGCCTCGCTGGACGGAGCGTCGGACCTCGAGTCGACCTCCATGGCTGCGAAGAAGGCCGCGCCCGCCGTGGCGAAGAAGGCCGTGGCGAAGAAGGCCGCGCCCGCCAAGAAGGCGGTGGCCAAGAAGGCCGCCGGCAAGGGCGAGAAGGCCGATGACGAGCTGCTCGGCGACGAGGAGCTGATCGAGGACGCGGCGCTGCCCGGCGCCAAGGCCGAGGGTGACGCCGAGCCGGAGGAGGAGTCGGAGGGCTTCGTCCTCTCCGATGACGACGAGGACGACGCGCCGGCCCAGCAGGTCGCCGTCGCCGGTGCCACCGCCGACCCGGTCAAGGACTACCTGAAGCAGATCGGCAAGGTCCCGCTGCTCAACGCCGAGCAGGAGGTCGAGCTCGCCAAGCGCATCGAGGCCGGCCTGTTCGCCGAGGACAAGCTCAGCCAGGCCGACAAGCTGGCCCCCAAGCTCAAGCGCGAGCTGGAGATCATCGCCGAGGACGGCCGCCGGGCCAAGAACCACCTGCTGGAGGCCAACCTCCGCCTGGTGGTCTCGCTGGCGAAGCGTTACACCGGTCGCGGCATGCTCTTCCTGGACCTGATCCAGGAGGGCAACCTCGGTCTGATCCGTGCGGTCGAGAAGTTCGACTACACCAAGGGCTACAAGTTCTCGACCTACGCGACCTGGTGGATCCGTCAGGCGATCACCCGCGCCATGGCCGACCAGGCCCGCACCATCCGTATCCCGGTGCACATGGTCGAGGTCATCAACAAGCTGGCCCGCGTCCAGCGTCAGATGCTCCAGGACCTGGGCCGCGAGCCCACCCCGGAGGAGCTGGCCAAGGAACTCGACATGACCCCCGAGAAGGTCATCGAGGTCCAGAAGTACGGCCGTGAGCCCATCTCGCTGCACACCCCGCTCGGCGAGGACGGCGACAGCGAGTTCGGTGACCTGATCGAGGACTCCGAGGCGGTCGTCCCGGCCGACGCGGTCTCCTTCACCCTGCTCCAGGAGCAGCTGCACTCGGTGCTCGACACCCTGAGCGAGCGCGAGGCCGGCGTGGTCTCGATGCGCTTCGGCCTGACGGACGGTCAGCCGAAGACGCTGGACGAGATCGGCAAGGTTTACGGGGTCACCCGTGAGCGCATCCGCCAGATCGAGTCGAAGACCATGTCCAAGCTGCGTCACCCCTCCCGCTCCCAGGTGCTGCGCGACTACCTGGACTGA
- a CDS encoding CcdC protein domain-containing protein, which yields MVALGNILIILVVVVFIARRQFQARKLNTERRFWVLPVILGALALRDPHLIDPAHKAAAIGLLLASVVVVLAMGSAWGWTVRIWREGDGALWAKGTVATVAAWAGLIVLRVGLYGLGSAMHVHQSSSSLLLTLGALLLVRGVVVNWRARTLEAPQHLRAVV from the coding sequence ATGGTCGCGCTGGGCAACATCCTCATCATTCTCGTGGTGGTCGTCTTCATCGCCCGCCGCCAGTTCCAGGCGCGCAAGCTCAACACCGAGCGGCGTTTCTGGGTCCTCCCGGTGATCCTCGGCGCGCTGGCGCTGCGGGATCCGCACCTGATCGACCCGGCCCACAAGGCGGCGGCGATCGGCCTGCTGCTCGCCTCGGTCGTGGTCGTGCTGGCCATGGGCTCGGCCTGGGGCTGGACGGTCCGGATCTGGCGGGAGGGCGACGGCGCGCTCTGGGCCAAGGGCACCGTGGCGACGGTCGCCGCCTGGGCGGGCCTGATCGTCCTGCGGGTGGGCCTGTACGGGCTCGGCAGTGCGATGCACGTGCACCAGAGCTCCAGCTCGCTGCTGCTCACCCTCGGTGCGCTGCTGCTGGTCCGCGGTGTCGTGGTCAACTGGAGGGCCCGCACGCTGGAGGCACCGCAGCACCTGCGCGCGGTGGTCTGA